From the genome of Sediminibacter sp. Hel_I_10:
GGATTTTGCCAAGAACCACTTTATTCTGCGAACCGAAGTTGGAACTTTTGTTGAGTTCCTCAATCTTTTTATCCAGTAGCTTGCGCCACTTCTGTTTGTCATCGAGATATAGGATTTGGTTGACGATATGGTTCTCATTAAGCGTAAGCCCTAAGCCATCAATAAACCCTTGATGAAACACAAAATCATCAGAAGTGAATTTCTCATTGGTTTTGCTACTCTGTACACTTTCGCCAAAGCACAGTTCGCTGTTGATGGCAAGGGCATCAAAATGGTTTTCGCCAATATTGACGCTTTTTTTGTCCAGTAGAATATCGGTATCGTAACCTTCATTGAAGCCATTGAAATAGGCACTTGTCAGTTGCTGTATTTCTTCCGCTTTAAGCCAAACAAAATCCATCTTTCGACTGTTGTTGATAAAGGAAATGGAATCACTTACCGAGTTGGCGAAACTCTTAATGTTGTCGTCCAATTCCTGAACTATGCTTTTTGAAACTTTTCTGAAGGGATTGACATATTTCGGATTGTTGAGCGCTTTGTTCTTGGTCAAGATGAAGAATAAATAACAGCTGTGCTCGATATGCCCACGACCTTTAAAATGCTCGTGAGTTGCTTTTTCCAAAAAGGTTGTATTCGGAAGTTGTTCTGAAGAATAGGATTTCTTTAAATAGATATCCTGCTTATGAACCACAGTACCAACTGGCAGCGACTTCAAAGCCTGAAACCAAGCACCGTGCATATCCTCAAAATCCTTTTCAGAAAGCGAATAGATTTCTGGTAGATTACCTTTATAGCACAAGACTACGTTGCCATTATTGGCAAATACGATATTATCTTGAATATCTACAATAGGTTGATATGCCGAAAGGTTAATTTTGTTCATAATCGAAGCCAGAGTTTCTTTTGTTACTAATGATTTGCGGAAATGCCTTTGCCATTTGGAAAAGCTGTGGATTGTGTGCTATCCGTGTCAAAGCCACATATAGGGAAGCATTGAATACCAACACACCTATTATTATCCCAAAGCTGAAAGAGAAGATGATGATGAGCAACGAAGCCAAAATAGAAACCATCATCAAGGCAAACAGGGAAATGGGCAACCCAAAAATGACCGCCCTTTTCCTGATGTTTTTATAGACCTCGAACCGTTTCATTTATACAACGATTCCTATTAGGTAAGTAAAGATTCCGACTACTGCACCTGCAATCAATACAAATACTAAAACTCGGGTAATCCCCTTTTTTAAATCTGCATTTTCCCCAAAAAAATGTCCTGCGTTGAACAGGAAACCTACAAGGAAGATTACACCGAGTAGTATTGGAAAAATAGTTCTGATGGTATCGCCTACATCGTTAACTGAATCTTCAATGCCACCAATTTGAGCAAAAAGCGAAGTGGATAAGAGCGAAAGAATGGATGCTAAATAGTGTGATTTTTTCATAACGGAACAGTTTAAATTTTTGGTTCATTTTCGTTATTGGAAATTTACATATATTTGAACATAAATAATTGAAAATCAAATAATTGTGAATAAAATATTATTTGATATTGTTTGAATTCCGTTGCTGTTATTTGACATCAAATTCTATGAATTTTTAAAGGAAAAATGTTGATAACCCGAAAATTGAAAATGAAAAATCTGCTCAAAAACGTCAGTTTTGTGATTTTGGTTCTGAAAATGTGCTTCATTCTTGGACAGGAAACGAGTGCTCAAAAACGAATAATAATTGACGTTGGACACGGTGGAAAAGATACAGGTGCAATTGGCATAAATAACATCCAAGAAAAGGATGTGGTTTTGTCCATTGCAAATGAGATTTTAAGGTTAAATAACGACTTAGAAAAACCACTCGATATTTATTTGACCAGGTACAAAGACACTTTAATATCATTATCGGACAGGACTAAACTGACCAAAGCCTTAAATGCTGATTTGTTTGTGTCTTTGCATTGCAATCATTCCGATAATCCGGATGCAAGAGGTATTGAAGTTTACGCTTCAAGAAAACAAGAAAAATTCTCAAAAGCATCGGTTTTTATGGGCTATCAAATTGAAAGTGCACTTTGTGAAGCAATAGGCTATGATAGCAGAGGTGTGAAGTTTGCGAACTTTCAGGTGCTAAGGGAAACAGCAGATTATTGTACTGCCATATTAATAGAATTGGGCTTTTTATCCAATTGGGATGAAGAAAGCTATATCTCAGACAACCACAATATTGAGCGTATCGCACTATCGATATTATTATCCATTCAAAAATCAATAGAATTATGAAAGATATTTTTTTAGAGTTAACGAAGAGCTTGAAGGACATTGTTTTACAATGTGTTTCAGAAGTTATTTTACTGTACAAATCCTTTAGAAGTTAGATTACCTAAGTTTATTATCTACACATTATAAAAAACAATTTATTCAATAGTGTATTTAAGTATTTGCTTAAATAATATAATAATGATATATTTGTGGCCACTTTAAATCAAAAAAGATGAGCTTGGAAATAACCTGTACACGGAACGAAGCAGACAAGAAGCAAATATCGAGATGTAAGGAAACCATAGAGAATTCTTCAGGTAGCTTAGAAGCAATAAGCAAAATTTTGTCTCTTGCGGGAAGCGAGGTACGACTGAAAATTCTATTTCTATTGAACATAGAGAATGAACTGTGTCCTTGCGATATTGCTGACATTCTTGAAATGAGTGTTCCTGCCGTATCCCAACATATCCGTAAAATGAAGGATGCGGGAATTATTACATCGAGACGTGAAGGGCAAACATTGTATTATTCGCTGGTAAAGAGTGAGGACAATGTTTTGAATGGAATTTTCAATTCAATTTCAGCAAGAAAGAAAACAGCTTAGAAAGTTTACATTATGGCACCGAATAAAACTTCAAATACCGCGGCCTATACCGGCATTTTTACCGCAGTTGCAGCATCAATATGTTGTATATCCCCTGTCTTGGCATTAATTGCTGGAACAAGCGGAATTGCATCTACATTCTCTTGGGTCGAGCCATTTAGACCCTATCTTATCGGCTTGACCATTATTGTTTTGGTCTTTGCCTGGTACCAGAAACTACGACCGAAAACACAGGAAGAAATAGATTGCGCCTGTGAAGATGATGCGAAACCATCGTTTTGGCAATCCAAACGGTTCTTATTGATAGTAACACTATTCGCCGCATTGATGCTGGCCTTCCCGTACTATTCCAATCTATTTTATGCACAGCCCGCCAAGGATATCGTCTATGTCTCTCAATCCAATATCAAAAAACAGACTTTTGAAGTCGCTGGAATGACCTGTGCAGGTTGTGAGGCACACGTAGAAAGCGAAGTCAATAAATTGGACGGAATTATTTCTATCAAAGCCAGCTACGAAAATGCTAATACCATAGTGGAATTTGACAAGACCAAAACCGATTTGCCCACAATCCGAAAAGCTATAGAAAGCACGGGGTACAAAATAATAGAATAATGAAGATTCAATTAAAATCTACGATTACCTGTCCAGAATGCGGCCACAAAAAGGCTGAAGAAATGCCAACCACCGCCTGTCAATTCTTTTATGAATGTGAGAATTGCAAAACGGTTCTGAAACCAAAAGAAGGGGATTGTTGTGTATTCTGTTCTTATGGTACTGTGGCTTGTCCGCCGATTCAAGAAAATAAAAATTGTTGTTAAAAAGCCATACCTTAAATTCACTTCCGTTTATCCCCAGCTTTAGTATCAAAAGCAATCAAATTAAAAAGTTCTCGCATTCGGCTACGCACACGATTACCATAGCGTTCTTCCAGTTCTTCAGCATTGAGATTGGTTGTGGCGTGCGTCTTGATTTTGTGTTTGGTTTGTAAGTAAAGCTCGTATCGGGATAAGAGCACTTCGCCCATTACGTTCAAATCCTTTCCGTAGAATCTACCAGATGGTTCCACACCTAAATCATCAAAACAGTAAAATTTGGTATTACCATACTCTTCAACCGTTTTAAACCCAAGATGGTTGAAACTGAAGGTTACATTCCGGCAGGGAATCATTTCGTAAGGTCTTTGTAGTGGAACCAAATGGCGCAACAATTTCATCAAACTGGTTTTGCCGCAGCCAACGGGTCCGGAAAGTAGAATGCCTTTGTCAATGTCAATACCATAAGTCTCACAGTTGTCTTTATCCTTGATGAAGTAGGAACAGAGCTTCAGCAAAATATCCTTGTCTTCATCATATATCCTAAACTTTTCGCCAAACAAAAGTTTGCCTTTGGCATTTAGGTAAATCAAGATTTTTGAAAAATCATAGATCACACTTTTACCATCAAATTTTCCGAGCGAATATTCCACGCCACCTTCGGTTATTTTAGAGGGGTTGTCCATAATCTTTGTTTTTAGTGGTTCGCAAGTTGTCCTTGATTTGGGACGCTTGTTTTTTGTTTGGTTTGTTTTCCTCGTCGAATATTTCGGTTCTGTCCATCCAGTTGATGGCTACGGCTCGCCAATCTCTGATTTCCTTGCCATCGCCAGTTTGCCAATTTCTGGTCTGGTAATGCTCATAGAATTTTTTAGCTTCATCAGCATCAAAACCTTTTTCTTCAAAAAAAATAAAAACGGCCTGCCAGCCCTTTGGTTGTTTTATATAGTTTTCTTGTTTGATATTGTTTGTATTAGATACCAATGCTTGTCCATCTATGGGACGGTGTTGGTTCACAACCTGTCCATTTTTGGGATGGTGGTGTCCCTCAAGCGGTACACCTCTGGGATGGTACTGTTCCGCAAGTTGTTCTAATATGGGATTGTACTGTCCCACAACCGGTTCATCACTTGTCCCAATAATGGCCATCTTTATTTTGCTGCCTTTGTAGGGATTGTTGGAAGGGAAATAGGTTAAGTATTGCCAAGAATCTAACTCGACGATGCATCTGTGATATGTAGACTTAGAACCTATTTTAGCACATCGCATCAAATCGCGACGGTTTACATAAAATTCATCCATAAAGCGGCAACTGTTCCATTCTTGGAATAGCGCCATATACAAACTGATATGGGATGGGTTAAGGCGGTCATCAAAATAGAACTTTTCAAAAGCCGCATTAAGTAGCTTTATATAGTTCATCTTTTAAGAATTTTGCTTGTGCTGCACTCGATTTGAGTTCATTACACCTTGAATTTCCTCTGCATCATAGTAGATAATGCCCCCAACTTTTGTGTATGGCAACGTTCCATTGATGCGAAGATTCTGTAATGTACCTGGACTGACTTGAAGCAAGTCCATTACCTCGGAAGATTTTAAATATTTCTTGAGTTTTCCAGTTGCTTGTTTAGATAGAAGATTCTTGATGTCATCGAGCAATTCCATTTTAAATTCTCGAAGGTCGTCGGTGGTAATAATATTTGCTGGCATAATAGAACGGTTTTAAAGAAAGGGACTATCGTATCGATTTCAACTAATTTGATAGTCCCTGACCTGATTTGACTTTCGTTCTACAAATTTGGGATGGTTTATTGGATTTTAATCCCAAGTTGTACCCAAGTAGGGTGTTTTTATTTACTCATTTTCAATGGTTTAAATTGGTTTGATTTAGAGGTGTCACTTAAAATCATCTTTGCCAAATGATAATAGATAAAATTAATTTTATTTTTTCCCAAGTAAGACCCAACTTGGGAAGAAATTTAACATTTTTAAAAATGAAAATATCAACCGTCCGTTTCTTCCATTCGCCTTAAAAGTGTTGCTTTTAGTCTATCAATAAACTTGGTTTGGTCGATTTTCCGTTCTCTTATTTCGAGAAAAGTTCTATAAACGTTACCAAGATTAAGTTCAAAAATATCTTCACAAGCTGATGCCATTTCTTTAATACCAGCTGTACCACTTTTTATTGCGCCAGATGCCTGTAATGCATAAATTAACTCAATCAGGTCTGTTTTTGAAGCAGTCCAACCAAGTCGCTCACCGTTTGATAGAGTATTCAGCTTATTCGGTATGCCGTATGACAAATCCCTTAAATTACTTAACTCTTCAACGTAATGGCTTATTAATAGGTCATAGGCCATAATTTTGGCAATTGCATTATCGTGGCTTGTGGAAAATTCAGCATCTGTATAAAAATGAGAAGTGTTTGATACCAAGCTAATTTTATCATTTCCTCGCAGAAAATAGAATTCATCCAGAAGTTCAGAATCCTCTCTATAATATTTAATGAAATCTATATTTCGTCGATTACTTTCTTGTAGCCTATTTATTTCTGAATCAATAAATTCCTGTTGAGATTTTATTGTTCCCGCAGGTCTATTTATCAAGAAATTGTAGAGTTTGGCATAAAATTTCAGTCTGCTATAGATGTGGGGTTTATGCTTTTTAAAGAATATTATTTCATTCTGTTTATCTACGAATTCATTTTCCCTTACACAGATGCGTAATTTCTGCAAGTATTGTCTTGAAATAGAAATACCTTGTTCAACATTGTTGAAATCGTTTAGATTAGATTCCTCAACTACTTTTATTTCCTCTTTGTAATTGTCTAGTATTTTATGAATTAACTTATGCAAAATATTTTTGGGGCTTTAGATTTGGGTTAATTATTAATAAGTAATGTTTGTATGTTATATCTTTTTATGGGGGATTTTTAAAAAAGAACAGACAACCAATAGCGAGCAAAACAATGCTACCAGCAATTATGAAAGGATAGTAAAAACCGCCTGCAATCAGCCAAGTTCCTAAAACGGGGCCTAAAATCTGACCAATACTATTGGTCGAACTCTGAATAGAAATATTCCTACCAGTATTTTTCTTTGATATCAATGAAACCGCAGAGAGCAAATTTGGTGTTACCATAGCGCCTCCAGCAGCAAAAACAACGATTAATCCATAGACTAAAAATTCATTGTTAAAAAATGGAAAGGCAATCAAGGATAAACCAGATATTAGTGACCCTAAAGCAATTTGTTTCTTTGTTGATAAAAACTTCTCTCCATAAGTAGCGAACACTGGTTGTAAAACAGCCATTATTGAACCACATAGCATAAAACCAAAACCAACTTGATTACTATTAAATCCTAATTCATCTTTTCCGTAGATTGAAAAGACAGTTTCAAATAGCGTCACCACAAATTGGAAGACAAACGAAAGCACTAGTAATACGATAAAATATTTAGTAAATGTGAACCGCAAACTCACTTTTCGTGTTGTGAACTTATGTACGCGAGCGGTGTTTTTTAACCATTTCATCACAACCAAAAGGACAATCAATCCTAGTAGTGCAGCGAATAAAAAGGGCACTGAAAATCGGTCTAAATGTAGCAGGCCTAATGTATATTTTATATGAATATCAGTTTGGGACAGAAAGCCGCCAATGACAGGGCCAAAAATAACACCAGAGCTAATGGCAACACCAGACCAGGCCATTATTTTTGTTCTACGTTTTTCAGATGTAATATCACTTAAATATGCATTGCTAACTGGAATAACTGATGACGTAAAAATTCCACCAAAAATTCGAGCAATATATAGCATTGTCAAGGATGTGGCTAGGCCAGTAAGTAATTGCATAATTACAAAACCGATTAGTCCACAAATGATAATAGGTTTCCTGCCGTATCTGTCCGATAGTTTTCCCCAAACCACTACGAATAGTAACTGAAAAAATGGATAAATGCTTGTGAGCAATCCAATATGGAAATTGATAAGGTCGGTGTCAAGATTGTCTTTTAAAGCTAATCTTTCGGTATAGTAAGGAAGGGTTGGCAATAATATACCATAGCCCAACATCACTACAAACAAACTCAATAGAATTAAAAATATCCTGTTGAGTTTTTCTTTTCTATCCATTTATTTTTTACCGATTTTTCGCTTCAATAATTGCGCATTAATAGCCACTATAATTGTACTCAAACTCATAAATACCGCTCCTACAGCTGGCCCTAAAACAAAGCCAGAAGAGTATAGAACACCTGCAGCTAATGGAATGGCCACCACATTATACCCAGTTGCCCATATTAGGTTCTGAATCATTTTATTGTACGTAGCCTTTCCGAACAAAATTAGGTTTGCAATATCTTGTGGATTGCTATTTACCAATATAATATCGGCTGTTTCGGCGGCTACATCAGTACCAGAACCAACAGCGATTCCTACATCAGCTTTGGCAAGTGCGGGCGCATCGTTTACGCCATCTCCAGTCATAGCCACAAACTCTCCTTTGTTTTGCAACTCTTCTACAATTTCTACTTTTTGGTGTGGTAGCACTTCGGCATAATAGCCATCCAACCCTAATTTTTCACTCACAGCTTTGGCTGTTTTTTCGTTATCCCCAGTTGCCATCAAAACTTTGATATTATTCTTTTTAAATATTTTTATAGCTTCCGCAGATTCAGGTCTTATTTCATCAGCAAGCGCAATGTATCCTGCTAGTTGTCCTTCAATTAATACAAATACAACAGTTTCAGCAGCGTCACTATAAGCATCTTCAGGAATAGTTATTTTTTCATCCCTTAAATAACCAGGGCTAACCACTTTTACTTGCTTTCCTTCTACATTTGCCTCTACACCTTTACCAGTGATCGCATTAAAGTTTTCAGGCTTTGGGATTGTAATATTGTCTTCTTTAACTTTTTTAATAATACCTACGGCGATAGGATGTTCCGAACTTTGTTCCAATGCACTCGAAAGCCTTAAAATTTCTTCAGATGAATAAGTTTCGCTAACAGACTCAATTCGAGTAACGCCAAAATCGCCTTTGGTCAATGTTCCCGTTTTATCAAACAATAAAGCTGATATTTTTCGGGATTCTTCAAAAGCTGTCCTATTTCGAATTAATAACCCGTTTTGAGCTGAAACAGCAGTAGAAATAGCAACCACAAGTGGTATGGCAAGACCTAATGCGTGTGGACAAGCAATGACCATAACGGTAACCATTCTTTCTAAAGCATAGACAAATGGAAAGCCTAAAATCAGCCATACCGCTAATGTTCCAAAACCAATACCTAATGCGATATAGGTAAGCCATTTTGCAGCTCTATCCGAGAGGTTTTGCATTTTTGATTTGGTTTTTTGCGCTTCTTCGACCATTTTGATGACCTTGTTGAGATAGCTATCTTTTCCAGTATGCTCAACCTTTACTTTTAAGATACTGTTACCATTTACCGAACCACCAATAACCTTATCGTTTTCATCTTTTTTTACAGGTTTGGATTCGCCTGTAAGCATAGATTCGTTCAGGTAACTTGAACCGTCTACTATAATCCCATCAGCAGGAACTTTTTCACCTGGTTTAACCAAAATCACATCATCTTTTAACAAATCTTCCAACGGAATATCTTCTATGGTATCATCCTTTACCCTATGGGCTTCTGCGGGCATCATACTTACCAAAAGCTGTAAGGCCTTTGATGCTCCCAAGACGCTTTTCATCTCTATCCAATGTCCTACCAACATAATAGCGATAAGGGTAGCCAGTTCCCAGAAAAAATCAACTCCTTCTAAGCCGAACACGGTTGCCGAACTATAAACGTAAGCCACGGTAATGGCCATAGAAATCAAGGTCATCATCCCTGGCGCACCTTTTTTGATTTCAGACCAGAATCCTTTTAAAAATGGCCAACCACCATAGAAATATACGATTGTGGAAAGTGCAAAAAGGATATATGGATTTCCGGGAAGCAAAAACTCATATCCAAAAAAGTCCTGAATCATCGGCGAGAAGAACAGTATGGGAATAGTAAGTACAAGGGTTACCCAAAACCGTTTTCTAAAATCGGCAATCATCATTTTATGATGGTCGTGCCCGTGTTCTCCGTGCCCTGGATTGTGGCCAGAATGGTCTCCACCTTTGTGGTTCATTTTAGAATGGTCTTCTTTTTTGTGTTTCATCTTCGAATGGTCCATTTTAGAATGGTCCATTTCATCGTGATTGTGGTGTTCGTGATTTTCCATTATTGTCTTGTTTAAGTGTTATCGTAATTTTTTTCTCATAGCTTCCGAAATGTTTTCGGCATAGACGCCATAG
Proteins encoded in this window:
- a CDS encoding metalloregulator ArsR/SmtB family transcription factor, yielding MSLEITCTRNEADKKQISRCKETIENSSGSLEAISKILSLAGSEVRLKILFLLNIENELCPCDIADILEMSVPAVSQHIRKMKDAGIITSRREGQTLYYSLVKSEDNVLNGIFNSISARKKTA
- a CDS encoding MFS transporter, with translation MDRKEKLNRIFLILLSLFVVMLGYGILLPTLPYYTERLALKDNLDTDLINFHIGLLTSIYPFFQLLFVVVWGKLSDRYGRKPIIICGLIGFVIMQLLTGLATSLTMLYIARIFGGIFTSSVIPVSNAYLSDITSEKRRTKIMAWSGVAISSGVIFGPVIGGFLSQTDIHIKYTLGLLHLDRFSVPFLFAALLGLIVLLVVMKWLKNTARVHKFTTRKVSLRFTFTKYFIVLLVLSFVFQFVVTLFETVFSIYGKDELGFNSNQVGFGFMLCGSIMAVLQPVFATYGEKFLSTKKQIALGSLISGLSLIAFPFFNNEFLVYGLIVVFAAGGAMVTPNLLSAVSLISKKNTGRNISIQSSTNSIGQILGPVLGTWLIAGGFYYPFIIAGSIVLLAIGCLFFFKNPP
- a CDS encoding RteC domain-containing protein; translated protein: MHKLIHKILDNYKEEIKVVEESNLNDFNNVEQGISISRQYLQKLRICVRENEFVDKQNEIIFFKKHKPHIYSRLKFYAKLYNFLINRPAGTIKSQQEFIDSEINRLQESNRRNIDFIKYYREDSELLDEFYFLRGNDKISLVSNTSHFYTDAEFSTSHDNAIAKIMAYDLLISHYVEELSNLRDLSYGIPNKLNTLSNGERLGWTASKTDLIELIYALQASGAIKSGTAGIKEMASACEDIFELNLGNVYRTFLEIRERKIDQTKFIDRLKATLLRRMEETDG
- a CDS encoding copper-translocating P-type ATPase translates to MENHEHHNHDEMDHSKMDHSKMKHKKEDHSKMNHKGGDHSGHNPGHGEHGHDHHKMMIADFRKRFWVTLVLTIPILFFSPMIQDFFGYEFLLPGNPYILFALSTIVYFYGGWPFLKGFWSEIKKGAPGMMTLISMAITVAYVYSSATVFGLEGVDFFWELATLIAIMLVGHWIEMKSVLGASKALQLLVSMMPAEAHRVKDDTIEDIPLEDLLKDDVILVKPGEKVPADGIIVDGSSYLNESMLTGESKPVKKDENDKVIGGSVNGNSILKVKVEHTGKDSYLNKVIKMVEEAQKTKSKMQNLSDRAAKWLTYIALGIGFGTLAVWLILGFPFVYALERMVTVMVIACPHALGLAIPLVVAISTAVSAQNGLLIRNRTAFEESRKISALLFDKTGTLTKGDFGVTRIESVSETYSSEEILRLSSALEQSSEHPIAVGIIKKVKEDNITIPKPENFNAITGKGVEANVEGKQVKVVSPGYLRDEKITIPEDAYSDAAETVVFVLIEGQLAGYIALADEIRPESAEAIKIFKKNNIKVLMATGDNEKTAKAVSEKLGLDGYYAEVLPHQKVEIVEELQNKGEFVAMTGDGVNDAPALAKADVGIAVGSGTDVAAETADIILVNSNPQDIANLILFGKATYNKMIQNLIWATGYNVVAIPLAAGVLYSSGFVLGPAVGAVFMSLSTIIVAINAQLLKRKIGKK
- a CDS encoding GDCCVxC domain-containing (seleno)protein translates to MKIQLKSTITCPECGHKKAEEMPTTACQFFYECENCKTVLKPKEGDCCVFCSYGTVACPPIQENKNCC
- a CDS encoding helix-turn-helix domain-containing protein, with translation MPANIITTDDLREFKMELLDDIKNLLSKQATGKLKKYLKSSEVMDLLQVSPGTLQNLRINGTLPYTKVGGIIYYDAEEIQGVMNSNRVQHKQNS
- a CDS encoding N-acetylmuramoyl-L-alanine amidase — encoded protein: MKNLLKNVSFVILVLKMCFILGQETSAQKRIIIDVGHGGKDTGAIGINNIQEKDVVLSIANEILRLNNDLEKPLDIYLTRYKDTLISLSDRTKLTKALNADLFVSLHCNHSDNPDARGIEVYASRKQEKFSKASVFMGYQIESALCEAIGYDSRGVKFANFQVLRETADYCTAILIELGFLSNWDEESYISDNHNIERIALSILLSIQKSIEL
- a CDS encoding ATPase, giving the protein MDNPSKITEGGVEYSLGKFDGKSVIYDFSKILIYLNAKGKLLFGEKFRIYDEDKDILLKLCSYFIKDKDNCETYGIDIDKGILLSGPVGCGKTSLMKLLRHLVPLQRPYEMIPCRNVTFSFNHLGFKTVEEYGNTKFYCFDDLGVEPSGRFYGKDLNVMGEVLLSRYELYLQTKHKIKTHATTNLNAEELEERYGNRVRSRMRELFNLIAFDTKAGDKRK
- the merTP gene encoding mercuric transport protein MerTP — translated: MAPNKTSNTAAYTGIFTAVAASICCISPVLALIAGTSGIASTFSWVEPFRPYLIGLTIIVLVFAWYQKLRPKTQEEIDCACEDDAKPSFWQSKRFLLIVTLFAALMLAFPYYSNLFYAQPAKDIVYVSQSNIKKQTFEVAGMTCAGCEAHVESEVNKLDGIISIKASYENANTIVEFDKTKTDLPTIRKAIESTGYKIIE